GACACTCTCAAGCAGGACCTCAGTGCGGGCGAGGTGTTCGCGTTCACCCCGAAGGGCACCGTCATCCACCTGCCCGGGGGAGCGACGCCCGTCGACTTCGCGTACGCCGTCCACACCGAGGTCGGGCACCGCTGCGTCGGGGCACGGGTCAACGGATCGCTGGTACCACTGGATTCCACGCTCAGCAACGGCGACGTCGTCGAGATCCTCACCTCGAAGTCCGACGCCGCCGGACCGTCGCGCGACTGGCTGCAGTTCGTGGTCGCGCCTCGCACGCGCACCAAGATCCGGCACTGGTTCGCCCGGGAGCGCCGCGAGGACGCGATCGAGAACGGTCGCGAGTCGCTCACCAAGGCGATGCGGAAGGCCGGCATCCCGCTGAAGCGGGCGTTCGCCGACGGCGCCATCGAAGCCGTGGGCGCGAAGCTGTCCTACGACGGGCCCAACGCGCTGTACGCCGCCATCGGCGAGAACCACGTGTCGTCGACGAGCGTGACCGCGAAGATCGTCGCCGAGCTCGCCAAGCGGGACGCGCAGGCCGAGCCGGAGCCGGAGGAGCCAGAGCTGCTCCGGCAGCGCCGTCCGCGCCGCGACCCGAGCAACTCGGGCGTGACGGTCAAGGGCCACCACGACATCTGGGTCAAGCTGGCCCGCTGCTGCACACCGGTTCCCGGCGACGAGATCCTCGGCTTCGTCACCCGCGGCGGGGCGGTCAGCGTGCATCGCGTCGACTGCAGCAACACCAAGGCGCTGCGCGAGGAGCCGGAGCGGCTGATCGAGGTGGAATGGGACACCGGCTCGCAGGCGGTCTTCCTCGTCGCGATCCAGGTGGAGGCCCTCGACCGGCAGGGGCTGCTGTCGGACATGACGCGGGTGATCTCCGACGAGAAGGTCAACATCCTCTCGGCCAACATGCAGATCGGCAAGGACCGGGTCGCGACGAGCCGGTTCACCTTCGAGCTGGCGGACGCGAAGCATCTGGTCAACGTGCTGCGCAACGTGCGCGGCGTGAACGGTGTCTACGACGCCTACCGCGTCACCGACTAGCCGACCTGGCCCTGCCCACGGTCCTCGAACCGCGGGCCCCTTCACGGTCGTCGAACCGCGGGCCCCTTCACGGTCGTCGAGCCGCCGGCCCCTTCACGGTCGTCGCGCCGCCGGCCCCTTCACGGTCGTCGAGCGAGCGGCCCCTTCACGGTCGTCGAGCGAGCGAGCCCCTTGGGGCGAGCGACGTCGAGACGTCGCGGGTCGCTGGTTCGGGTATGTCGAGCGGTGCCTGCGCGTTCCCGCGGGAACGCTGTTCGTCGCTGCGGTGGTCGGGCGCATTGTCGGCTCCCGGCGTCTCGACGTCGCTTCGCCTATCGGCTCCGCTCGCTCGACGACCGTGGGGCGACCGTGGGGTTCGTCGAGGACCGTGGGGTTCGTCGAGGACCGCGGGGTTCGCTCGACGACCGTGGGGCGACCGTGGGGTTCGTCGAGGACCGTGGGGTTCGTTCGACGACCGTGGGGCGACCGTGGGTTCGTTCGAGGGCCGTGGGGTTCGTTCGAGGACCGTGGGGAGGCGGCCCGTTCACGATCGTCGCGCCGGCTAGGAGATGACGGCCAGGTTGGTGATGGTCACGGGGTTCTTCGGGGCGCCGTCGCTGGCGCCGTTGGACGTGCCCTCCGCGGCGATCGCCTTGACGACGTCGAGTCCCTCGGTGACCTTGCCGACCACCGAGTACTCCGGGCCGAGCGCGTCGCTGCAGGACTTGTAGCAGATGAAGAACTGCGAGCCGGTGCTGTTGGCGGCCTGGCCCTTGGCCATCGCGACGGTGCCCTCGGGGTAGGGGTCCGCGGACGTCGGCGGCTCCTCCGAGAAGTGGTAGCCGGCGCCTCCGCTGCCGGAGCCGGTGGGGTCACCGCACTGCAGGACGCCGAGCGCGCCGGTGGTCAGCCGGTGGCAGGGCGTGCCGTCGAAGAAGTGCGCCTCGGCCAGGAACGCGAAGCTGTTGACCGCGCAGGGCGCACCGGCCCGGTCGAGCCGCATCTTGATCTCGCCGCGGTTGGTGCTCATGCCCAGATCGACCGTTCCGGTCTTCTTCAAGCCGTCGGCGGACGGAAGGCCGACGGTCGGCTCCCCGCTCCCGTCGGCGGCGTAGCCGCAGGCATTGGCGGCCTTCTTCGCCGCACTGTCGGTGCTGCTGACCGCCATCCAGGTCACCAGTCCGATGACGGCGACCGCGGCGACCAGACTCAGGATGATCATCTGCTGCTTGCGCTGGCGCTCGGCTTCCTTGCGGGCCGCGATCTGGGCCTCCAGCTTGCGGTGGGCGGCGGCGCGGCGTTGCTTGGCGGTCGACACGAAAGAGATCCTCTGGTTTGGGCACAGACCAGGCCAGTCTAGAGGGCGCCCCTCGCATCCTCGCGGTGGCGCGCGCAGCGAGGGCGTCGTCACGTTGCGGCGACGGGTAGCCTGGTCAGGTGCTAGTGACTGGATTCCCCGCGGGCGTGTTCGCGACCAACTGCTACATCCTCGCCAGCGAACCCGGCGCGGAGTGCATCATCGTCGACCCGGGCATGGATGCCATGCCCACGCTGACCCAGGTGCTCGAGGAGCATCGGCTCAAGCCGGTCGCGGTCGCGCTGACCCACGGTCACCTCGACCACACCTGGTCGGTCACCCCGCTCGTCGACGGGTACGACATCCCGGCGTACCTGCACGGTGACGACGTCGACATGGTCGCCAACCCGCTCGAGTGGCACAGCCGCGGGCTGGTCGACATGGTCGGGGGCGACCCGTCGAAGGTGCCGGCGTTCGACGACGTCAAGGTGCTGAACGACGGTGAGCAGATCAGCATCGTCGGCGTCGAGCTGACGGCGCGGCACACCCCCGGCCACACGCAGGGCTCGGTGATCTTCACCTTCGAGCACCCCGAGGCCCCGGTGATGCTGTCCGGCGACACCTTGTTCCAGCAGGGCATCGGACGCACCGACCTGCCCGGCGGTTCGTACGAGGCGATCATGCGCTCGATCGACGAGGTGTGCCTGTCGTACGACGACCGCACCGTCGTGCTGCCCGGCCACGGCGGCCAGACCAGCATCGGTGCGGAGCGCGCGAGCAACCCGTTCATCCTCCAGTACCAGCGCGACCAGCAGTCGCGGTCCTGAAAGGCATTCATGTCACGCATCACCCCGCTCACGGGATTCCCGGAGTGGCTGCCGCGCGAGCGTGTCGTCGAGCAGCGCTTCCTCGACATCCTTCGGGATACCTTCGAGCTGCACGGCTTCTCGGGCATCGAGACCCGCGCCGTCGAGCCGGTCGACTTCCTGCTGCGCAAGGGGGAGATCGACAAGGAGGTCTACGGCGTCCGACGCATCCACGCCGACCAGGCCGAGCGGGACGCCATGGCCCTGCACTACGACATGACGGTGCCGTTCTCGCGCTACGTGCTGGAGAACGCCGGGAAGCTCGAGTTTCCGTTCAAGCGCTACCAGATGCAGAAGGCCTGGCGCGGGGAGCGGCCGCAGTTCGGCCGGTTCCGGGAGTTCATCCAGGCGGACGCCGACATCGTCGACCGGGGCACGCTCTCACCGCACTTCGACGCCGAGATCGTCTCGCTCATCGTCGATCTGTTCCGGCGTCTGGACTTCGGGCGCGCGACCGTCCGGGTGAACAACCGCAAGATCCCCGAGGGGTTCTATCGCGGTCTCGGCATCGCCGACACCACAGGCGTGCTGCAGGCCGTCGACAAGATCGACAAGATCGGCGTGAAGATCCGCGACCTGCTGCCGGACGAGGTGACCGACGAGCAGGCCGACAAGGTGATGGCTCTCGCGGGCATCCGCACCGCCGACGGCGGGTTCGCGACGCGGGTGCGGGCGCTCGGCGTGACGCACCCGCTGCTCGAGGAGGGCCTCGCCGAGCTATCGGCTTTGATCGACGCCGTGGCGCCGTACGCCGACGGCACGGTGCTCGCCGACCTCAGCATCGCGCGGGGCCTCGACTACTACACCGGCACGGTGTTCGAGACCAACCTCGACGGCTTCGCCGAGCTCGGCTCGGTCTGCTCCGGCGGCCGGTACGACGAGCTCGCCAGCGACGGCAAGTCCACCTACCCCGGCGTCGGCCTGTCCGTCGGCGTCTCGCGCCTGATGGCGGTGCTCGTGCGCGACGACCTCGTGCGCCCGTCCCGTGGCGTCCCGACCTGCGTGCTCGTCGCACTGGCGGATGACGCGCACCGGGACGCGAGCAACGCGATCGCGCACGCCCTGCGGGCCCGGGGGATATCGGCCGAGGTGTCGCCGTCCGCGGCGAAGTTCGGCAAGCAGATCAAGTACGCCGACCGGCGCGGTATCCCGTTCGTCTGGTTCACTTCGGACGACGGCACGCAGCAGGTCAAGGACATCCGTACCGGCGAACAGGTCGATGCCGACCCCGACGCCTGGACACCGAGCGAGGACGACCGCGCGCCTCGCCTCATTCGCAAGGAGCAGTAAGTGATTCGTACCCACCTGGCATCGAGCCTGAGCGCGACCGACGCGGGGCAGACCGTCACCCTCGCCGGGTGGGTCGCGCGGCGGCGTGATCACGGCGGAGTGATCTTCGTCGATCTGCGCGACTCGAGCGGCGTGGCCCAGGTCGTCTTCCGCGAGGGCGACATGGCGCAGAAGGCGCACCGACTGCGTGCGGAGTTCTGCATCGCCGTCACCGGCAAGGTCGAGGTGCGCCCCGAGGGCAACGAGAACCCGAACCTGCCCTCGGGCGAGATCGAGGTGTACGTCGACTCCCTCGAGGTGCTCAGCGAGTCCGCACCGTTGCCGTTCCAGATCGATGCCCAGGGCATCGGCGAGGTCGGCGAGGAGGCGCGGCTGCGCTATCGCTACCTCGACCTGCGCCGCGAGCGTTCCGGCAATGCGCTGCGGCTGCGCAGCAAGGTCAACGCAGCTGCGCGCGCCGTCCTCGCCGAGCGCGACTTCGTCGAGATCGAGACCCCCACGCTCACCCGTTCGACGCCTGAGGGGGCGCGCGACTTCCTCGTGCCGGCTCGGCTGGCTCCGGGATCGTGGTACGCGCTGCCGCAGTCGCCACAGCTGTTCAAGCAGCTGCTCATGGTCGCGGGCATGGAGCGCTACTACCAGATCGCGCGCTGCTACCGCGACGAGGACTTCCGCGCCGACCGCCAGCCGGAGTTCACCCAGCTCGACATCGAGATGTCCTTCGTCGACCAGGAGGACGTGATCGAGCTCGGCGAGTCCATCATCGCCGCGCTGTGGCGGCTGATCGGCGTCGACGTCCCCCGGCCGATCCCGCGGATGACCTACGCCGAGGCGATGCGCCGCTACGGCTCGGACAAGCCCGACCTGCGCAGCGACCTCGAGCTCGTCGAGTGCACCGAGTTCTTCAAGGACACGCCGTTCCGGGTCTTCCAGGCTCCGTACGTCGGAGCGGTCGTCATGCCGGGGGGAGCGTCGCAGCCGCGCCGTACCCTCGACGCCTGGCAGGAATGGGCGAAGCAGCGTGGCGCGAAGGGCCTGGCGTACGTCCTCGTCGGCGAGGACGGCGAGCTGACCGGACCGGTCGCCAAGAACCTCTCGGACGACGAGCGTGCCGGGCTCGCCGCGCACGTCGGCGCCCGTCCCGGCGACTGCGTGTTCTTCGGCGCGGGCGCGGTCAAGTCCACGCGGGAGCTGCTCGGCGCGGCTCGTCTAGAGGTGTCCCGACGGTGCGGGCTCATCGACGAGGACGCCTGGTCGTTCCTGTGGGTGGTGGATGCGCCGATGTTCGAGCTCGCCGCCGAGACCGACGACGTCGCCGTCGGCTCGGGCAAGTGGACCGCCGTGCACCACGCGTTCACCGCGCCGAAGCCCGAGTACCTCGACACCTTCGACACCGATCCCGGTGCGGCGCTGTCGAACGCCTACGACATCGTCTGCAACGGCAACGAGATCGGCGGCGGGTCGATCCGCATCCATCGCCAGGACGTCCAGGAGCGGGTGTTCGAGCTGATGGGCCTCTCCCACGACGAGGCTCGCGAGAAGTTCGGCTTCCTGCTCGATGCCTTCCAGTACGGCGCTCCGCCGCACGGCGGCATCGCGTTCGGCTGGGACCGGATCGTCGCGCTGCTGCACAAGAGCGACTCGATCCGCGACGTCATCGCGTTCCCGAAGTCCGGTGGCGGCTTCGACCCGCTGACCTCGGCCCCGGCGCCGATCACCGCGCAGCAGCGCAAGGAGGCCGGCGTCGACGCGAAGCCCAAGCAGGAGTCGAAGAGCACCGCTGACGCCAAGCCCACGCAGGACGTCAAGGCCTGATCCTCGCCCCCGTTGTCATGTGCTCGCTTCGGGCGACGTCGCCCGAAGCGAGCACAACACAACGGGGAGCCGGGTGGCTACGGAAGGCCGTGCTCGGCGAGCAGCAGGAAGCTGACCAGCCAGTGCGTGCTCATGAAGTCGCCGTCCACGGTGGCGCGCGCCGCGTCCGCGACCGTCACGGCGGTCGCGGCGGCGATGCGGTCGCGTCGATCGGCGGCCACGTGCGCCGCGAGCGTCCGCAGCAGCCAGGCGCGGCTCAACGCCAGCCCGTGCAGGTGCACGGCCTTCCCGTCGGACGGATCGAGCACGAGGGTGCGTCCCAGCAGCGGGTCGTCCGGCGCCCCGAGCCCGGGCGCGAAGCGGTCGAGCCACGAGTCAAAGCCGTCCGCGGGGAGGACCTGCTGCAGCAGCGCGGCCTCGCACAACGTGGGCGAGAGGAAGTCGCTGCCGCTCGGCTCGTACGCCGTCGGTGCGTCCCGATCGTCGGCGTACCAGGTGATCGCGCCGTCGTCGAGCGACGCGACGATGTCCGGGCGGTCGAGGACCTCCGCGGCGCGGCGGGCGAGCAGCATCGCGAACGCAGTGTTCGAATGCTCGCCGTGGCGCACCGGGTAGCCCACCCGTGGAAGCCACCGCCTCAGCCTCTCGAGCACCGTGGTACCCAACGGCCGTACGGCGTCCGCCCAGCCGTGCCGGCGCGCGGTCGGCGAGGCGGCGGCGATCGACGCCAGCTGCGCGGCCCACGCCCACCCGTACGGACGCTCGTAGGCGGGATTGGCTGCCAGATAGGCGATCTCTGTCTCGATGTGCTCGGCCGTCAGCCGCCAGTCCAGCAGCCGGACTAGGTCCTGGCGCACGCCCTCGCCGATCCGATGGTCCTCCAGCAGCCGGATCGCGGAGGCCTGCATGTGCACGCTCGAGTGCCAGTCGAAGCTGCCGCAGAACGCCGGGTGCAGGGCGCGGGGATCGAGGTGCACGTCGTCCGATGACCGGTGCACATGCTGGGCGGCATAAGGAAAGTACGTCGTGAGCGCGGTGAGGACGGTGCGTGCCAGCGGGTCCGGCTCGGTCATCCGTCCAGCGGGTGGCGGCTCACTTGCGGCCACGGCCGAGCAGCCCACCGAGCAGGTCGCCGAGCCCGCCGCCGGACCCGCCGAGCAGGCCGCCGAGCAGGTCGCCGAGGCCACCGCCCGCCCTGTGCTCCGGCGCCGACGAGGGCGAGCCGGCGTCGGCCGGGGCGGGGAAGCCGGCCGGTGACTGCCCGACGCCACCGGAAGCCGGGGTGCCGGACCGGGTCGCCGTGCCGCCGGACCGCTGCGACCACTTGGCCGCCAGCCACTTCAGCACGATCGGCGCCAGCAGCGGAAGCAGCTTGGCGAGCATGTCCGACCCGAGTGCAGGGCGCGCGCCCGCGAGCTGGTCGACCACCTGGCCGGTGTTGCCGCCGAAGACGTGGTGCACGATCTTCGCGCCGTCCCGCTCGTCCTGCGCGCCGAGATCGAACAGCGTCGCCGGGTCCGCGCCCTGGTGCCGCTCGAGCGCCTGCGCGAGCGACTGCTCGCCCGCGGGATCCTGGGCGTTCGCGCCGAGGCCGCCGACCAGGGCGGGGACCGCCGCGCGCACCGCCTCGCTCGCCGTCCGCTCGTCGACGCCGAGCGTCCGGGCGACCTGGGAAAGGGGGATCTGGGCGATGAGGCTGTCGATGTCGTTCACGGCGGCACCTTCCGGCTGATGGGACGACGAGGCAACCGAAGCCTAGCGATCACGCGGCCCTCGTGCAGGGGTTCGGGACGGACCTGCACCGGCGGACCGGACCCGCGCGAGGATAGGTTGAGGGCATGACGAACACGGCTGCCTCTGACATCGTTCTGGAGCGGAAGCTCTTCGGCCCCGGCCCGACCAACGCCTATCCCGAGGCCACCGCCGCCCTCGGCCTCCCGTTGCTCGGCCACCTCGACCCGCGGTTCATCGAGATCCTCGACGAGACGTGCGACTACCTCCGCACCGTGTGGGGCACGAGGAATCCCCGTACCCTGCCGCTGTCCGCGACCGGCTCGGCCGGCATGGAGGCGGCGTTCGTGAACACCGTCGGACCGGGCGACGTCGCGGTGATCGCGGTCAACGGGCTGTTCGGCGAGCGCATGTGCGACGTCGCGGCGCGCTGTGGCGCCGAGGTCGTCCGCGTCGACCACGAGTGGGGCACGCCGGTGGACGCCGACAAGGTGCTCGCCGCGCATCCCTCGCCGAAGGTCATCGCCGCCGTGCACGCCGAGACCTCCACGGGGGTGCGCAGCGACATCGCGGCGCTCGGCGCAGGGAAGGGCGACGCGCTGCTGATCACCGACGCGGTGACCTCGATCGCCGGCATCGAGCTGCAGGCCGACGACTGGGGTGTCGACGTCGGGTACGCCGGTACCCAGAAGTGTCTCGGCGTCGCGCCGGGTCTGGCGCCGTTCACCATCTCCGAGCGCGCGTTCGAGCGGCGCATCGAGAAGCCGCAGTCGTGGTAC
This region of Cumulibacter manganitolerans genomic DNA includes:
- a CDS encoding peptidylprolyl isomerase — encoded protein: MSTAKQRRAAAHRKLEAQIAARKEAERQRKQQMIILSLVAAVAVIGLVTWMAVSSTDSAAKKAANACGYAADGSGEPTVGLPSADGLKKTGTVDLGMSTNRGEIKMRLDRAGAPCAVNSFAFLAEAHFFDGTPCHRLTTGALGVLQCGDPTGSGSGGAGYHFSEEPPTSADPYPEGTVAMAKGQAANSTGSQFFICYKSCSDALGPEYSVVGKVTEGLDVVKAIAAEGTSNGASDGAPKNPVTITNLAVIS
- a CDS encoding MBL fold metallo-hydrolase — its product is MLVTGFPAGVFATNCYILASEPGAECIIVDPGMDAMPTLTQVLEEHRLKPVAVALTHGHLDHTWSVTPLVDGYDIPAYLHGDDVDMVANPLEWHSRGLVDMVGGDPSKVPAFDDVKVLNDGEQISIVGVELTARHTPGHTQGSVIFTFEHPEAPVMLSGDTLFQQGIGRTDLPGGSYEAIMRSIDEVCLSYDDRTVVLPGHGGQTSIGAERASNPFILQYQRDQQSRS
- the hisS gene encoding histidine--tRNA ligase is translated as MSRITPLTGFPEWLPRERVVEQRFLDILRDTFELHGFSGIETRAVEPVDFLLRKGEIDKEVYGVRRIHADQAERDAMALHYDMTVPFSRYVLENAGKLEFPFKRYQMQKAWRGERPQFGRFREFIQADADIVDRGTLSPHFDAEIVSLIVDLFRRLDFGRATVRVNNRKIPEGFYRGLGIADTTGVLQAVDKIDKIGVKIRDLLPDEVTDEQADKVMALAGIRTADGGFATRVRALGVTHPLLEEGLAELSALIDAVAPYADGTVLADLSIARGLDYYTGTVFETNLDGFAELGSVCSGGRYDELASDGKSTYPGVGLSVGVSRLMAVLVRDDLVRPSRGVPTCVLVALADDAHRDASNAIAHALRARGISAEVSPSAAKFGKQIKYADRRGIPFVWFTSDDGTQQVKDIRTGEQVDADPDAWTPSEDDRAPRLIRKEQ
- the aspS gene encoding aspartate--tRNA ligase; its protein translation is MIRTHLASSLSATDAGQTVTLAGWVARRRDHGGVIFVDLRDSSGVAQVVFREGDMAQKAHRLRAEFCIAVTGKVEVRPEGNENPNLPSGEIEVYVDSLEVLSESAPLPFQIDAQGIGEVGEEARLRYRYLDLRRERSGNALRLRSKVNAAARAVLAERDFVEIETPTLTRSTPEGARDFLVPARLAPGSWYALPQSPQLFKQLLMVAGMERYYQIARCYRDEDFRADRQPEFTQLDIEMSFVDQEDVIELGESIIAALWRLIGVDVPRPIPRMTYAEAMRRYGSDKPDLRSDLELVECTEFFKDTPFRVFQAPYVGAVVMPGGASQPRRTLDAWQEWAKQRGAKGLAYVLVGEDGELTGPVAKNLSDDERAGLAAHVGARPGDCVFFGAGAVKSTRELLGAARLEVSRRCGLIDEDAWSFLWVVDAPMFELAAETDDVAVGSGKWTAVHHAFTAPKPEYLDTFDTDPGAALSNAYDIVCNGNEIGGGSIRIHRQDVQERVFELMGLSHDEAREKFGFLLDAFQYGAPPHGGIAFGWDRIVALLHKSDSIRDVIAFPKSGGGFDPLTSAPAPITAQQRKEAGVDAKPKQESKSTADAKPTQDVKA
- a CDS encoding DUF2891 family protein — its product is MTEPDPLARTVLTALTTYFPYAAQHVHRSSDDVHLDPRALHPAFCGSFDWHSSVHMQASAIRLLEDHRIGEGVRQDLVRLLDWRLTAEHIETEIAYLAANPAYERPYGWAWAAQLASIAAASPTARRHGWADAVRPLGTTVLERLRRWLPRVGYPVRHGEHSNTAFAMLLARRAAEVLDRPDIVASLDDGAITWYADDRDAPTAYEPSGSDFLSPTLCEAALLQQVLPADGFDSWLDRFAPGLGAPDDPLLGRTLVLDPSDGKAVHLHGLALSRAWLLRTLAAHVAADRRDRIAAATAVTVADAARATVDGDFMSTHWLVSFLLLAEHGLP
- a CDS encoding DUF937 domain-containing protein: MNDIDSLIAQIPLSQVARTLGVDERTASEAVRAAVPALVGGLGANAQDPAGEQSLAQALERHQGADPATLFDLGAQDERDGAKIVHHVFGGNTGQVVDQLAGARPALGSDMLAKLLPLLAPIVLKWLAAKWSQRSGGTATRSGTPASGGVGQSPAGFPAPADAGSPSSAPEHRAGGGLGDLLGGLLGGSGGGLGDLLGGLLGRGRK
- a CDS encoding pyridoxal-phosphate-dependent aminotransferase family protein; this translates as MTNTAASDIVLERKLFGPGPTNAYPEATAALGLPLLGHLDPRFIEILDETCDYLRTVWGTRNPRTLPLSATGSAGMEAAFVNTVGPGDVAVIAVNGLFGERMCDVAARCGAEVVRVDHEWGTPVDADKVLAAHPSPKVIAAVHAETSTGVRSDIAALGAGKGDALLITDAVTSIAGIELQADDWGVDVGYAGTQKCLGVAPGLAPFTISERAFERRIEKPQSWYLDLGMLGGYVGGAKGARTYHHTAPVAMIASLHAGLRRILAEGLPAVWARHQAAGDALQAGLQERGLELFAQEGSRLPELTTVRVPDGVDSAKVRGYLLEQYGIEIGAGVKEFASSVWRIGLMGPNANPASVALLLSALDDAIAATK